TCGGATGCCTGTGTACATAAAAAAAGAGACAATAGAATTCATATCTATTGTCTCATAAGCGCTTCTGATCAATGCAAATCCTTCCGTTACACTCTTGACAGATATTCACCTGTCCGTGTGTCGATCTTGATCACATCACCGATTTCTACGAACAGAGGAACCAGTACATTTGCTCCTGTCTCCACAGTCGCCGGCTTCGTAGCACCCGTTGCCGTGTCTCCCTTGAATCCAGGCTCCGTCTCTGTGATTGCGAGCTCCACGAACAAAGGAGGCTCAATGGCAAACACATTGCCATTATGAGAGCAGACTTTTACCATCTCATTCTCTTTCACAAATTTCAGCGTATCACCGATCGTCTCCTGATTGAGCGCAATCTGATCATAGGATTCGACATCCATGAAATGAAACAGATCCCCGTCCGAATATAAATACTGCATGTCTTTTCTGTCGATACGTGCCTGCGGACATTTCTCCGTAGGTCTGAATGTTTTCTCGACAACGCCGCCGTTGATGATATTTTTCAGTTTCGTTCTCACGAAAGCAGCACCCTTTCCGGGTTTCACATGCTGAAATTCAATGATCTGGTAAATGTTATTATCTAGCTCAATGGTAATGCCATTTCTGAAATCACCTGCAGAAATCATAGTCTATTCCTCCTAATGTCCTCACGTTATAATTCCAATATAGTTTATACTATATTCTGTTCTTTTTCAACTACTTTTTCCCAATTAATCCGCAAATTGTATCGATCGCCATCAGATACCCTTCCAGTCCGTGCCCGTAGATCTGATCATCACAGGCAGGTCTGGTCACTGACACCTTGCGAAAATCTTCCCGCTTTGTAATGTCAGAAATATGGATTTCTATCTTTGGCATGGACACGCTGGCCAGTGCGTCATGAATGGCATAACTGTAATGGGTGTAGGCACCTGGGTTGATGACAATGCCCTCTGTGCCGTCGCCGTAGGCATCCTGTATCCGGTCAATGATCGCTCCCTCATGATTGCTCTGGAACACCTCGATCTGACAGCCTCTCTCCTCACCCTTCTCTGCGATCATATGCAGCAGGGCATCATAGTTCTGTGTGCCGTAGACTTCTTTCTCTCTGATGCCAAGAAAATTAATATTTGGTCCGTTGATCACTAAAAGTTTCATCTTATCTTCTCCTCTATCTCTGCCAGAATCTCCTCAAAGTCTTTTCCGTCTGTGCTGACCGTCACATCTGCCACCGCCTCATAGGCAGACGCCCGCGCTGCCATCAGCTCCCTGATCCGCGCGCACGCGTCGCCGCCCTGCAAAAGCGGTCTCTTCGTGTCGTCCTTCAGCCTCTCATACACCGTTTCCGGACTGACCTTCAGATAGACTACTCTGCCCAGTTTTTTCAAGAGCGCTGCATTCCCCGGCTGTACCGGAAGTCCGCCGCCGGTGGCAATGATCTTATCGCTCTCCGTCTCCGCCAGCTTTATGACCGTCTGCCTCTCCAGTTCCCGGAAATATGCCTCTCCTTCCTCTGCAAAGATCTGTGAAATCTCCTTCCCCTGCTCCCGTTCGATCACTTTATCCGTATCCAGAAAAGAGTGGCGCATGTAATAGGACAGCCTGATACCGATCGTCGTTTTGCCGCAACCCATAAATCCGATTAAAACGATATTGTCATTCATAGATTCCCATTTCTTTCTTCATCATTATCAGTATTTTCTCTGCTTCCGCTTCCTCTACCGTGACCTGATTCCAGAGCTCATAGGCAAGAATCCCCTGATAGACAAGCATCTTCAGCCCATTGAAGGCACGCCCTCCCTGCTCCTGTACAAGGCGCATAAACTTTGTCCGGGAAGGTTTGTAGACAAGGTCATAACCGGTATGTATTTTCTGGTAAAAGGCCGGCTCCCCGATCACTGCCTCTTCCGTATGCGGATGCAGCCCCACGCTCGTAGCCTGTACCGCCAGATAGCCGCCGCCGGGTATCTTTCCATATTCTGCCAGAGGCAATGCCTCGATGCAGTCCCGGCCAAATGCAGTATTCACCTCCCGGGCGATCTCCCGGGCTTTTTCCACGGTCCGGTTTAACAGATATACCTTCCGCACGCCGGTGTGCGCACAGAGAAACGCCACCGCTCTCGCCGCACCTCCGGCGCCGAGCACGATCACTGTCTCCTCCGACAGGTTGATGCCGTCCGATTCCATAGCGCGCTTCAGTCCTGTCATATCCGTATTATAACCTTTGAAGCCTTCCCCCTGACAGACAAGCGTATTGACTGCCCCGATCCTGCCTGCCAGTTCGTCGACCTCCTGCAGGTAAGGAAGTACTTCGCTCTTATAGGGAACCGTCACATTCAGCCCCTGCAGATGCAGCGCCTGTGCTCCCTTTACTGCCACTTCCAGCTCTCCCTCATCTACCGGAAAAGGCACATAGACGAGATTATGTCCCAGATCGCGGGCCAGTGTATTGTGGATCAGCGGCGAGAGCGTATGCGCCACCGGATTTCCGATCAGTCCGCAAGTCCTCGTACTGCCATTGATATTCCCCATCATTTCGCCCTCTCTCTTTTGTAAAAATATAAAACAATCTTTTCAAAAAAACGCTTGATCACAATCTGAATCTCTTCCTTCGGATGAATCGGCGCCACCAGATAAGTCGTCATTCCCACCTTTTTGGCACCCCAAACGTCGGTAAAAAGCTGATCCCCCACAAAAAGCGTATTTCCCGGAATCGTCCCCATCTGCTTCATCGCCCTGCGATAGCTCGCCTCAAAAGGCTTGTTGGCTCTGTGAATGTAGGCCGCACTGACCGCATCACAAAACATCTTTACCCGGGGCTCTTTATTGTTGGAGAGCATCATCACCTGATAGCCGATCGCTGTCAGTCTTGCCATCAGGGCTTTGCTGCGCTGATCGGCGGGCGCGCCGTGAGGCACAAGGGTATTGTCAATGTCAAAAATCACGCCCCGGTGTCCTTTCTCATAGAGCGCCTCATAGTCAATCTCATATGCACTGTCCACATATTCGTCCGGATAAAATCTTTGCAGCATAAAACGTCCTCTCTCAAAAAAGACTTCCCTGTGGAAGTCTTTTTGTTCCATAATTAATATTCATCTATTATTCCAACACCTTTTTCAACTCATCCATGAAGGTATTGATGTCTTTAAATTCTCTGTACACGGAGGCAAACCTCACATAAGCTACCGCCTCCAGATTCTTCAGCTTATTCATCACGAGTTCCCCGACGACCTGGCTGGGCACTTCTTTGTCTTCCATGCTGAAGATCTCTGTCTCCACTTCATCCACAAGCTGGGTAATCTGTCCGGCGCTGATCGGCCTCTTATAGCAGGCGCGCAGTACTCCGGCCTCTATTTTGGTGCGGTCATAAGTCTCTCTGTTATCATCTTTTTTAATAATGATGACCGGTATTGTCTCTACCTTTTCATATGTCGTAAACCGCTTGTCACACTCATCGCATACCCGGCGTCTGCGAATGGAATTGTTGTCATCCGCAGGCCTGGAGTCGATGACTCTCGTATTCTCATGACCGCAAAACGGACATTTCATCTTCGCTCCTCCTGTCTGAAACACTGCCACACACTACATTTCCATTATACAGAAAACGCCGACACTGTGTCAATGGATATACAGGCCGGTCATGCACACCCCGCTCTTTTTTTCATACGATAACATTAAGTATGGAAAAGGCAGGCAGCCGCATGTTATTCTCCTGTTTTCAGAAAAAAGAAGTGATCAATATCAGAAATTGTCAGAAGATTGGCAATGTCGTGGACATCGAATTCGACGAATGTACCGGTCAGATCCATAAGATCGTCATCTCAGAGGGGTTTCATTTCTGTCGCTTTTTTGAAGGCAGTTCCGACATCGTCATCTGCTACAAAGATATTAAACAGATCGGCCCTGACATCATTCTTGTTGATCTGTGCTGCTCGTGAACTGCATCCTCTTTTTCCGCCAGTCAGGCCCCAGATTGCCTTCTTTATAGTGCTTTCGGCAAAGAGCGACGTACTTATCGTCACCGCCCAGGCATACCTGTTCGCCTTCCCGGATAATCTGTCCGTCATGACTGAATCTGGTCGTGCATGCCGCTCCCTGCCCACACCAGCATACGGTCTTCATCTCCTCGATTACATCGGCCCAGGCCAGGAGCCAGATGGAGCCTTCAAAAGGCTCCCTGCGAAAATCAGTGCGCAGACCATAACAGATGACCGGAATGTCACACTCATCCACAACATCCACAAAGAAAGCGATCTCACTCTTCTTGCAAAACTGCGCCTCATCTACGATAATACAGTCATACTTCCTGATCTCCTCTTTCGGATAGTGCACAAAATCTTCCACAAAGCGGCACTTCTTCTCAAGACCCATACGGCTTCTGATGATGCCCTCACCGTCTCTCGTGTCCAGTCTCGGTTTTAACAACAGCGCGGACTTGCCCCGCTCATAGTAATTGTAATCTACCATCAACGCATTTGCCGTCTTGGAACTGCCCATTGCGCCATGCCGGAAATATAACTTTGCCATCTGATTCCCTCTTCTCTCCGATTTCAGACGGATGATCAACCGTCATAGTTTTTCTTGCAGACGGGAATATTGCTTCCCGTATTCCAGTTCATGCCCAGCGCCCGGTATGCGCTGTCAGATACCAGATAGGTGATATAGCTCGATGTGCCGTCGTCACAATATACGTCCACGATATACCATTCTCCATTTATCATCACCACATTCCACATATAATCCTTCAGCGCAGAGCTGTTATTGGCAGAGATGATATACGAGCCGACCCCCATCGCGTCGCAGAGTGCTTTCATCGCCCGGGCATAGCCTTTGGCATTTGCCTCATGATAGATCAGCGCACCCCACGCATCGTCTGCATGATTTTTGTTGCCTTTGGGAGCCAGCACACACGTCTGCACAAGGAAATCATGTGCCGCCCGCACTTTTTTGACATCGCTCATCGACGCCACATTGTTCTGGATCAGAAAGCTGGAGACAGCCGTCTGCACCTGCTGGATTTCCGTCGCGTTCAGGTCCGGTCCATATACGCTTCCCACCGAAAAGCTTCCCCTGTTGTCGCTGGCTGCCGCCCCGGAATTTGCTATATCATTGGGGATTGCCGTTCCATCCTCCTTGGTAATCTTCTGAATCGACGTGGAGGACTCTGTCAACAATTTATCGAGATCAATCTTCTGTCCGGCATTCAATGCCGCAAGAAGTTCCTTTACCGCAGGCCGGTCATCATCGAAAAAAGTATAGTTATAGGTGCCGTTCTCCTGCCTGGTCACGAGCACTTCCCCATAAATATTAGAGTGAATCACACCGCCCGATGTGGCGTCCGCCGGAACCTGTATGGAATCAGAACCGGAACCGCCCGCCGCCACAGCCGTCGCAGGCGCCGTCAGAAACAGTCCCGCACAGAAGATTACCATTCCTTTTTTCATAACATTTTTTTGATACGGTCTCATATTACCGATACCTCCTTTTGTTTTTATTACTTTGTATTGCAAGTTCTCTCCCACGACAGGCGCATGAACGATCAAACTGTGAACGATCATTTATCTTTTTCTGATGCGGGCAGAGAGCCGGAAAGATTTTCGTATTGCTCCGTGCTTCGGATATGGTATTTTCTGATTGTCTTGCTTCCGCCGATGAAATATTTTATAATAGCAAGTCGCAAGCTCAAAAATCTTTCCGGCTCTCTGCCCTGTCATATCAGAAACGCGATACTTGTTCACTCTTTGTTCGTCCATGCGTCTGTCGTGTTCTCTCCGGCTTTTCTTTGCCGATCAGAAAATAGAGATAATGGTTATAGAGAAAAACAATTCCTGCCTCGACAACTGTGATAAACACCGCCATCGTCAAAAACAAGACCCACTCTTTCGCCCTTGTCACATACTGGTTGAGCCAGTAAGAAAAGCGAATGGAGTCCATCATCACTTTAAACTCCATATGGGTCGCCATGATGACAAGAGAATTGGTCCCGAAA
The sequence above is a segment of the Lachnospiraceae bacterium JLR.KK008 genome. Coding sequences within it:
- the aroQ gene encoding type II 3-dehydroquinate dehydratase, producing MKLLVINGPNINFLGIREKEVYGTQNYDALLHMIAEKGEERGCQIEVFQSNHEGAIIDRIQDAYGDGTEGIVINPGAYTHYSYAIHDALASVSMPKIEIHISDITKREDFRKVSVTRPACDDQIYGHGLEGYLMAIDTICGLIGKK
- a CDS encoding YqeG family HAD IIIA-type phosphatase: MLQRFYPDEYVDSAYEIDYEALYEKGHRGVIFDIDNTLVPHGAPADQRSKALMARLTAIGYQVMMLSNNKEPRVKMFCDAVSAAYIHRANKPFEASYRRAMKQMGTIPGNTLFVGDQLFTDVWGAKKVGMTTYLVAPIHPKEEIQIVIKRFFEKIVLYFYKRERAK
- a CDS encoding YlmC/YmxH family sporulation protein, giving the protein MEKAGSRMLFSCFQKKEVINIRNCQKIGNVVDIEFDECTGQIHKIVISEGFHFCRFFEGSSDIVICYKDIKQIGPDIILVDLCCS
- a CDS encoding shikimate kinase codes for the protein MNDNIVLIGFMGCGKTTIGIRLSYYMRHSFLDTDKVIEREQGKEISQIFAEEGEAYFRELERQTVIKLAETESDKIIATGGGLPVQPGNAALLKKLGRVVYLKVSPETVYERLKDDTKRPLLQGGDACARIRELMAARASAYEAVADVTVSTDGKDFEEILAEIEEKIR
- the nrdR gene encoding transcriptional regulator NrdR, producing MKCPFCGHENTRVIDSRPADDNNSIRRRRVCDECDKRFTTYEKVETIPVIIIKKDDNRETYDRTKIEAGVLRACYKRPISAGQITQLVDEVETEIFSMEDKEVPSQVVGELVMNKLKNLEAVAYVRFASVYREFKDINTFMDELKKVLE
- the efp gene encoding elongation factor P, coding for MISAGDFRNGITIELDNNIYQIIEFQHVKPGKGAAFVRTKLKNIINGGVVEKTFRPTEKCPQARIDRKDMQYLYSDGDLFHFMDVESYDQIALNQETIGDTLKFVKENEMVKVCSHNGNVFAIEPPLFVELAITETEPGFKGDTATGATKPATVETGANVLVPLFVEIGDVIKIDTRTGEYLSRV
- the aroE gene encoding shikimate dehydrogenase — protein: MMGNINGSTRTCGLIGNPVAHTLSPLIHNTLARDLGHNLVYVPFPVDEGELEVAVKGAQALHLQGLNVTVPYKSEVLPYLQEVDELAGRIGAVNTLVCQGEGFKGYNTDMTGLKRAMESDGINLSEETVIVLGAGGAARAVAFLCAHTGVRKVYLLNRTVEKAREIAREVNTAFGRDCIEALPLAEYGKIPGGGYLAVQATSVGLHPHTEEAVIGEPAFYQKIHTGYDLVYKPSRTKFMRLVQEQGGRAFNGLKMLVYQGILAYELWNQVTVEEAEAEKILIMMKKEMGIYE
- a CDS encoding thymidine kinase is translated as MAKLYFRHGAMGSSKTANALMVDYNYYERGKSALLLKPRLDTRDGEGIIRSRMGLEKKCRFVEDFVHYPKEEIRKYDCIIVDEAQFCKKSEIAFFVDVVDECDIPVICYGLRTDFRREPFEGSIWLLAWADVIEEMKTVCWCGQGAACTTRFSHDGQIIREGEQVCLGGDDKYVALCRKHYKEGNLGPDWRKKRMQFTSSTDQQE